In the genome of Lynx canadensis isolate LIC74 chromosome X, mLynCan4.pri.v2, whole genome shotgun sequence, one region contains:
- the ARMCX1 gene encoding armadillo repeat-containing X-linked protein 1 isoform X1, with the protein MGRTREAGCVAAGVVIGAGACYCVYRLTWGRDENEKIWDDDDEDDEEESSDIVETWIENGKGAKANAGMGSEARLQGDSKVKAEVGMVLESGSDVKAEVHLGPQSGGGLEAKAKALFSTLKEQASAKAGRGARLGTISGNRTLAPSLPCPGGRGGGCHPTRSGARAGSRASGKNKGRTRGKSTRTPATAWPVRRGKFNFPYKIDDILGAPDLQKVLNILERSNDPFIQEIALVTLGNNAAYSFNQNAIRELGGLPIIAKLIKTKDLIIREKAYNALNNLSVNAENQGKIKTYISQVCDDTMICRLDSAVQMAGLRLLTNMTVTNHYQHLLSYSFPDFFALLFLGNYFTKIQIMKLIINFTENPAMTRELVSCKVPSELISLFNKEWDREILLNILTLFENINDNIKSEGLASSKKEFSRSSLFFLFKESGVCIKKIKALANHNDLVVKVKVLKVLTKL; encoded by the coding sequence ATGGGCCGTACTCGGGAAGCTGGCTGCGTGGCCGCTGGTGTGGTGATTGGGGCTGGCGCCTGCTACTGTGTATATAGACTGACCTGGGGAAGAGATGAGAATGAGAAAATCTGGGACGacgatgatgaagatgatgaggaGGAATCTAGTGATATTGTAGAGACTTGGATTGAGAATGGGAAAGGAGCTAAAGCTAATGCTGGGATGGGGTCTGAAGCTAGACTTCAGGGTGATTCAAAGGTGAAGGCTGAGGTGGGCATGGTACTTGAGAGTGGTTCAGATGTAAAGGCAGAGGTCCACTTGGGGCCCCAGAGTGGAGGAGGCCTAGAGGCCAAGGCCAAAGCCCTTTTCAGCACCCTGAAGGAACAGGCAAGTGCAAAGGCGGGCAGGGGAGCCAGGTTGGGTACCATCTCTGGGAACAGGACCCTTGCACCCAGTTTACCCTgcccagggggcaggggtggaggctgTCACCCCACCAGGAGTGGCGCTAGGGCTGGGAGTAGGGCAAGTGGAAAAAACAAGGGAAGAACCCGAGGTAAGAGCACCAGGACTCCAGCTACAGCATGGCCTGTTCGTAGGGGCAAGTTCAACTTTCCCTATAAAATTGATGATATTCTGGGTGCTCCTGACCTTCAAAAGGTTCTTAACATCCTGGAAAGATCAAATGATCCTTTTATTCAAGAAATAGCCTTGGTCACTCTGGGTAACAATGCAGCATATTCTTTTAACCAAAATGCCATTCGTGAATTGGGTGGTCTTCCAATTATTGCAAAACTGATAAAAACCAAAGATCTTATTATTAGGGAAAAAGCTTACAATGCCCTTAATAACTTGAGTGTGAATGCTGAAAATCAGGGAAAGATTAAGACCTATATCAGTCAAGTGTGTGATGATACCATGATCTGCCGCTTGGACTCAGCTGTGCAGATGGCCGGACTAAGACTGTTAACTAACATGACTGTGACTAATCATTACCAACATTTGCTTTCCTAttcttttccagacttttttGCATTGTTATTCCTGGGAAATTACTTCACCAAGATTCAGATTATGAAACTAATTATAAACTTTACTGAGAATCCAGCCATGACAAGAGAGCTGGTCAGTTGTAAAGTACCATCAGAATTGATTTCCCTCTTTAATaaagagtgggacagagagaTTCTTCTTAATATCCTTActctatttgaaaatataaatgacaacATAAAAAGTGAAGGACTTGCATCATCTAAGAAAGAATTCAGCAgaagttcactttttttcttattcaaagaATCTGGAGTGTGTATTAAGAAAATCAAGGCATTAGCAAATCACAATGATCTGGTAGTGAAAGTAAAAGTCCTAAAAGTATTGACCAAACTTTAA